One window from the genome of Haloprofundus halobius encodes:
- a CDS encoding CPBP family intramembrane glutamic endopeptidase, with the protein MKYVGQSVQHRFDIWGFLCFSHGWTWFWWCALLLSGWNAFELPGVVLLVGGGLGVPLGAVCMSAVVEEPPGAWRLWYRLVDVDRITAPWLTVAVLLLPTLGLAAVAVDLALELSPRPVTFDELETLLAGPLSLLVYAGFVLLLVALSEELGWRGYLLDRLQRHRSALSASLLVGIAWATWHAPLFLMVDDVVDPDFTPPPLWFTSNVLAVSVLYAWLYNSTNRSILAVVLFHFTDSVTGQLLVLSTTTRWIQTGLTVVLVVLVVRWWGPSELGHRTPRGGGEARSIGGGNRKTKRREGDGGD; encoded by the coding sequence ATGAAGTACGTCGGCCAGTCCGTCCAGCACCGATTCGATATCTGGGGTTTTCTCTGCTTCTCGCACGGGTGGACGTGGTTCTGGTGGTGCGCGCTTCTCCTCTCCGGCTGGAACGCCTTCGAGTTGCCGGGCGTCGTCCTCCTCGTTGGCGGCGGCCTCGGCGTTCCGCTCGGCGCGGTGTGTATGTCCGCAGTCGTCGAGGAACCGCCCGGCGCGTGGCGGCTCTGGTACCGTCTCGTCGACGTGGATCGGATCACGGCACCGTGGCTCACCGTGGCGGTTCTGCTCCTTCCGACACTCGGGCTGGCAGCCGTCGCCGTCGATCTCGCGCTGGAACTATCTCCGCGACCCGTGACGTTCGACGAACTCGAAACGCTGCTGGCCGGCCCGCTCTCGCTTCTGGTCTACGCCGGGTTCGTGCTCCTGCTCGTAGCGCTCTCCGAGGAACTCGGCTGGCGGGGATACCTCCTCGACCGGTTGCAGCGACACCGGAGCGCGCTCTCGGCGAGTCTGCTCGTCGGCATCGCGTGGGCGACGTGGCACGCGCCGCTGTTTCTGATGGTCGACGACGTCGTCGACCCCGATTTCACACCCCCTCCGCTGTGGTTCACCTCGAACGTCCTCGCCGTCTCGGTACTGTACGCCTGGCTCTACAACAGCACGAATCGGAGCATCCTGGCGGTTGTCCTGTTTCACTTCACCGATAGCGTCACGGGGCAGCTACTGGTGCTCTCGACGACGACCCGGTGGATTCAGACCGGACTGACGGTCGTCCTCGTGGTCCTCGTCGTGCGCTGGTGGGGTCCATCCGAGCTCGGTCACCGAACCCCACGCGGGGGCGGCGAGGCTCGAAGCATCGGCGGGGGCAACAGGAAGACGAAACGGAGGGAGGGAGACGGCGGAGACTGA